From Cyclopterus lumpus isolate fCycLum1 chromosome 4, fCycLum1.pri, whole genome shotgun sequence, a single genomic window includes:
- the pde4ba gene encoding cAMP-specific 3',5'-cyclic phosphodiesterase 4B isoform X3: MGACCFDKKERKLGKLNGWRKFKRMLNRELTHLSEMSRSGNQVSEFISNTFLDKQNDVEIPSPTSKAREKKKQQKQQLMTQISGVKKVSHGPSLSGSSISRFGVKTDKEELLSKELEDLNKWGLNIFTVSEYSHNRPLTCIMYAIFQERDLLKTFKIPMDTFVAYMMTLEDHYHSDVAYHNSLHAADVAQSTHILLSTPALDAVFTDLEILAAIFAAAIHDVDHPGVSNQFLINTNSELALMYNDESVLENHHLAVGFKLLQEDNCDIFQNIPKKQRQSLRKMVIDMVLATDMSKHMSLLADLKTMVETKKVTSSGVLLLDNYTDRIQVLRNMVHCADLSNPTKSLELYRQWTDRIMDEFFHQGDRERERGMEISPMCDKHTASVEKSQVGFIDYIVHPLWETWADLVHPDAQDILDTLEDNRNWYQSMIPQSPSPPFYDQGMHGHGGGTGGQGGGEKFQFELTLEEEDLNGIEKDCEGEEDDEEDLEEEEDSLGDSRSPPLDYLDSQELDEGHMMEPAIEIVTHEASPTDT, from the exons TTCAAGAGAATGTTGAATCGGGAGTTGACGCACCTATCTGAGATGAGTCGGTCTGGGAATCAGGTTTCTGAATTCATCTCCAACACCTTCCTAG ACAAACAGAACGATGTGGAGATCCCGTCGCCGACATCCAAGGCgcgagagaagaagaagcagcagaagcagcagctgatGACACAGATCAGTGGAGTCAAGAAGGTCTCCCATGGGCCCTCGCTCTCCGGCAGCAGTATCTCGCGCTTCGGTGTCAAGACCGACAAGGAGGAGCTGCTGTccaaggagctggaggacctCAACAAGTGGGGTCTGAACATCTTCACTGTTTCGGAGTACTCCCACAACCGGCCTCTGACCTGCATCATGTACGCCATCTTCCAG gAGCGAGACCTGTTAAAGACATTCAAGATCCCCATGGATACTTTCGTGGCCTACATGATGACATTGGAAGATCACTACCATTCAGATGTGGCCTATCATAACAGCCTGCATGCTGCTGACGTCGCCCAGTCCACACACATCCTGCTCTCCACTCCGGCCCTGGAT GCGGTCTTCACAGATCTTGAGATCCTAGCAGCCATCTTTGCTGCAGCTATCCATGATGTTGACCATCCTGGAGTATCAAACCAATTCCTAATCAATACCA ACTCTGAGCTGGCGCTGATGTACAACGATGAGTCTGTGCTGGAGAACCATCACTTAGCTGTGGGATTCAAGTTACTACAGGAAGACAACTGTGACATCTTCCAGAACATCCCTAAGAAGCAGAGGCAGTCCCTCCGCAAGATGGTCATCGACATG GTTTTGGCCACGGACATGTCCAAACACATGAGTCTGCTGGCTGATCTGAAGACcatggtggagaccaagaagGTGACGAGCTCTggagtgctgctgctggacaatTACACCGACAGGATACAG GTGCTGCGTAACATGGTGCACTGTGCTGACCTGAGTAACCCCACCAAGTCCCTGGAGCTGTATCGTCAGTGGACTGATCGGATAATGGACGAGTTCTTCCAccagggagatagagagagggagaggggaatgGAGATCAGCCCTATGTGTGATAAACACACAGCATCAGTGGAGAAGAGCCAG GTGGGTTTCATCGACTACATCGTGCACCCTCTGTGGGAGACCTGGGCCGATCTGGTTCACCCTGACGCCCAGGACATCCTGGACACGCTGGAGGACAACCGGAACTGGTACCAAAGCATGATCCCCCAGAGTCCCTCCCCACCCTTCTACGACCAGGGCATGCACGGACACGGCGGAGGGACTGGAGGGCAGGGAGGCGGGGAAAAGTTTCAGTTTGAGCTCaccttggaggaggaggacttgaATGGAATAGAGAAAGACTGCGAAGGCGAGGAAGATGACGAGGAAGActtagaagaggaggaggacagtcTCGGAGATTCTCGGTCTCCTCCCCTGGACTATTTGGACAGTCAGGAGCTCGATGAAGGCCACATGATGGAGCCAGCAATCGAGATCGTGACACACGAGGCGTCGCCCACAGACACTTAG